One Streptomyces sp. R28 DNA window includes the following coding sequences:
- the dacB gene encoding D-alanyl-D-alanine carboxypeptidase/D-alanyl-D-alanine-endopeptidase, translated as MSRPVKGAGRSFNSRRSAGTWALVAALVAVLGPGAQAGADSDRSGLPEAIDTVLGDTRMEGGVASVVVADAATGDLLYQHLPSTRLMPASNTKLSTSAAAMEILGPGYRFTTDVLADGKRYGSVLRGDLYLRGTGDPTLLAADYDTLAARVAASGVTRVDGRLIADDTRFDTQRLGRNWAADDESSYYSAQISALSVAPDTDYDTGTVIVTVKPGAAAGDKPVVTVTPDTDYVDIDVRATTVAAGGGDDLTVEREHGTNDIVVSGTTPVGGAGAKEWVTVWEPTGYAAAVFRDALAQHGVKVTGPDRLGRQTPGTARELASHDSMTLKDLLIPFMKLSNNMHAEILTKTMGYEVSKRGSWSAGLAVIAGYLKGIGVDAAKVRQVDGSGLSRMDNFPAGQLARLLLAVRAKPWYADWKRSLPVACDPDRFVGGTLRTRMCGTAAALNARAKTGSLTGASALSGYVIDAGGRELVFSVVLNNYLASSVKPLEDAIVVTLAKSTAEAATLVEPRTARGTDLECAWRKPVLC; from the coding sequence ATGAGCAGACCCGTGAAAGGTGCCGGGAGAAGCTTCAACTCCCGTAGAAGTGCAGGGACCTGGGCCCTGGTGGCCGCGCTCGTCGCCGTCCTCGGGCCAGGTGCGCAGGCCGGAGCGGACTCCGATCGCTCCGGCCTGCCGGAGGCCATCGACACCGTCCTGGGTGATACGCGGATGGAGGGCGGGGTGGCGAGTGTCGTGGTCGCCGACGCCGCGACCGGCGATCTCCTCTACCAGCATCTGCCCAGCACCCGACTGATGCCCGCCTCCAACACCAAGCTGTCCACCTCGGCCGCAGCGATGGAGATCCTGGGCCCCGGGTACCGGTTCACCACCGACGTACTGGCCGACGGGAAGCGGTACGGTTCCGTCCTCCGCGGCGACCTGTATCTGCGCGGCACCGGGGATCCGACCCTGCTCGCCGCCGACTACGACACGCTCGCCGCCCGGGTCGCCGCGTCCGGCGTCACCCGGGTCGACGGGCGGCTGATCGCCGACGACACCCGGTTCGACACCCAGCGGCTCGGGCGCAACTGGGCCGCTGACGACGAGTCCTCGTACTACTCGGCGCAGATCAGCGCGCTGAGCGTGGCACCGGACACCGACTACGACACCGGGACCGTGATCGTGACGGTGAAGCCGGGAGCGGCGGCGGGCGACAAGCCCGTCGTCACCGTCACGCCCGACACCGACTACGTGGACATCGACGTGCGCGCCACCACCGTCGCCGCCGGCGGTGGCGACGACCTCACCGTCGAGCGGGAGCACGGCACCAATGACATCGTCGTGAGCGGTACGACACCCGTGGGCGGCGCCGGTGCCAAGGAGTGGGTCACGGTGTGGGAGCCCACCGGGTACGCCGCCGCGGTCTTCCGTGACGCGCTCGCGCAGCACGGGGTCAAGGTCACCGGGCCGGACCGGCTCGGACGGCAGACACCCGGTACGGCCAGGGAACTGGCCTCGCACGACTCCATGACGCTGAAGGACCTGCTCATCCCCTTCATGAAGCTGTCCAACAACATGCATGCCGAGATCCTCACCAAGACCATGGGGTACGAGGTGTCGAAGCGGGGCAGCTGGAGTGCCGGGCTGGCCGTGATCGCCGGATACCTCAAGGGCATCGGCGTCGACGCCGCCAAGGTGCGTCAGGTCGACGGCTCCGGGCTCTCGCGGATGGACAACTTCCCCGCCGGGCAGCTCGCCAGGCTTCTGCTCGCCGTACGTGCCAAGCCCTGGTACGCGGACTGGAAGCGCTCGTTGCCGGTCGCCTGCGATCCCGACCGGTTCGTCGGCGGGACGCTGCGGACGCGGATGTGCGGGACGGCGGCCGCGCTCAACGCCCGTGCCAAGACCGGGTCCTTGACGGGAGCGTCGGCCCTGTCCGGGTATGTCATCGACGCCGGGGGCCGTGAGCTCGTCTTCAGCGTCGTCCTCAACAACTATCTGGCGTCCTCCGTGAAGCCGTTGGAGGACGCCATCGTGGTCACACTCGCGAAGTCGACGGCCGAGGCCGCCACGCTCGTCGAACCGAGGACGGCCCGGGGCACCGACCTCGAGTGCGCGTGGCGCAAGCCCGTGCTCTGCTGA
- the yicI gene encoding alpha-xylosidase codes for MKFTDGYWLLRDGVTADHPAEVLDVTPTDGGLEIHAPSRPIRSRGDLMTGPVMTINAHTPMPDVVGVTFTHFEGEQRTGPAFELSTENPAAQISYDDDHATLTSGALSVRFAASGPWHLDFLAQGRVLTSSRNKSMGIMRDAAGGHYLREQLNLTVGTCVYGLGERFGPLVKNGQVVDIWNADGGTTTEQAYKNVPFYLTDAGYGVFVDHPGKVSFEVGSEAVSRVQFSAETQELTYYVIYGPTPKDILRKYTALTGRPALPPSWSFGLWLSTSFTTSYDEETVTSFIQGMRERELPLSVFHFDCFWMREHSWCDFEWDPRVFPDPKGMLTRLQGRGLRVCVWINPYIAQRSPLFAEGKALGHLLRRPDGRVWQWDHWQPGMAFVDFTSPAARDWYASKLQGLLAQGVDCFKTDFGERVPLDVAWSDGSDPERMHNYYTYLYNRTVFDVLREHRGEEEAVVFARSATAGSQQFPVHWGGDCEATYESMAESLRGGLSLGLSGFGFWSHDIGGFEGTPTPELFKRWLAFGLLSSHSRLHGSSSYRVPWLFDEESVDVLRHFTRLKLRLMPYLYEAARTAHTEGTPVMRAMVLEFPDDPGCAHLERQYMLGPDLLVAPVFSDDGDVAYYVPEGTWTHFVGGRTVTGPRWVREKHGFLSVPLLVRPGAVIPVGAVDDRPDYDHADGVTLRAYGLERGAQVAVRVGDVAFTVVREGNTLRASCGDPSAPWALAAGERVVHAQAGTGFLTVELG; via the coding sequence ATGAAGTTCACCGACGGCTACTGGCTGCTGCGCGACGGCGTCACGGCAGACCACCCTGCCGAAGTCCTCGACGTCACCCCCACCGACGGCGGTCTGGAGATCCACGCACCCTCCCGGCCCATCCGCAGCCGCGGCGACCTGATGACGGGACCGGTCATGACGATCAACGCCCACACGCCGATGCCGGACGTCGTAGGCGTGACGTTCACGCACTTCGAGGGCGAGCAGCGGACCGGCCCCGCGTTCGAGCTCAGCACCGAGAACCCCGCCGCTCAGATCTCGTACGACGACGACCACGCGACCCTGACCTCCGGCGCCCTGTCGGTGCGGTTCGCCGCCTCCGGCCCCTGGCACCTCGACTTCCTCGCCCAGGGCCGCGTCCTGACCAGCAGCCGCAACAAGAGCATGGGCATCATGCGGGACGCGGCCGGCGGCCACTACCTCCGCGAGCAGCTCAACCTCACCGTCGGCACCTGTGTCTACGGGCTCGGCGAACGCTTCGGCCCGCTGGTCAAGAACGGCCAGGTCGTCGACATCTGGAACGCCGACGGCGGCACGACCACCGAACAGGCCTACAAGAACGTCCCGTTCTATCTGACGGACGCCGGCTACGGCGTCTTCGTCGACCACCCGGGCAAGGTCTCCTTCGAGGTCGGCTCGGAGGCGGTGTCGAGGGTCCAGTTCAGCGCGGAGACCCAGGAGTTGACGTACTACGTCATCTACGGCCCGACCCCGAAGGACATCCTCCGCAAGTACACCGCCCTCACCGGCCGCCCCGCCCTGCCGCCCTCCTGGTCCTTCGGCCTGTGGCTGTCGACGTCCTTCACCACCTCCTACGACGAGGAGACGGTGACGTCATTCATCCAGGGCATGCGGGAGCGTGAACTCCCCCTCTCGGTCTTCCACTTCGACTGCTTCTGGATGCGTGAGCACAGCTGGTGCGACTTCGAGTGGGACCCACGGGTGTTCCCGGACCCGAAGGGCATGCTCACGCGGCTGCAGGGGCGCGGTCTGCGGGTCTGCGTCTGGATCAACCCGTACATCGCCCAGCGCTCCCCGCTGTTCGCCGAGGGCAAGGCGCTCGGGCATCTGCTGAGACGTCCGGACGGCCGGGTCTGGCAGTGGGACCACTGGCAGCCGGGCATGGCGTTCGTGGACTTCACGAGCCCGGCGGCACGCGACTGGTACGCGTCCAAGCTGCAGGGGCTGCTCGCCCAGGGCGTCGACTGCTTCAAGACCGACTTCGGCGAGCGGGTGCCCCTCGACGTGGCCTGGTCCGACGGCTCGGACCCGGAGCGGATGCACAACTACTACACGTACCTCTACAACCGCACCGTCTTCGACGTGCTGCGGGAGCACCGGGGCGAGGAGGAGGCGGTCGTCTTCGCCCGGTCGGCGACGGCGGGCAGCCAGCAGTTCCCGGTCCACTGGGGCGGCGACTGCGAGGCGACCTACGAGTCGATGGCCGAGTCGCTGCGCGGCGGACTCTCGCTGGGGCTCTCGGGGTTCGGCTTCTGGAGCCATGACATCGGCGGCTTCGAGGGCACGCCGACGCCCGAACTCTTCAAGCGCTGGCTGGCGTTCGGGCTGCTGTCGTCGCACAGCCGGCTGCACGGCAGCTCCTCCTACCGGGTCCCATGGCTCTTCGACGAGGAATCGGTCGATGTGCTGCGGCACTTCACCCGGCTGAAGCTGCGGCTCATGCCGTATCTGTACGAGGCCGCCCGCACCGCCCACACCGAGGGCACTCCGGTCATGCGGGCCATGGTGCTGGAGTTCCCCGACGACCCCGGGTGCGCGCATCTGGAGCGGCAGTACATGCTCGGCCCGGACCTGCTGGTGGCGCCGGTGTTCAGCGACGACGGGGACGTGGCCTACTACGTTCCCGAGGGCACCTGGACCCACTTCGTCGGCGGGCGGACGGTCACCGGGCCGCGCTGGGTGCGCGAGAAGCACGGCTTCCTGAGCGTGCCGCTGCTGGTACGGCCCGGCGCGGTGATCCCGGTGGGCGCGGTGGACGACCGGCCCGACTACGACCACGCCGACGGGGTGACGCTGCGGGCGTACGGCCTCGAGCGGGGCGCCCAGGTGGCGGTGCGGGTCGGGGACGTGGCCTTCACCGTCGTACGCGAAGGCAACACGCTGCGGGCGTCGTGCGGTGATCCTTCCGCCCCGTGGGCGCTGGCCGCCGGGGAGCGGGTCGTACACGCGCAGGCCGGGACCGGGTTTCTCACGGTGGAGCTGGGCTGA
- a CDS encoding carbohydrate ABC transporter permease, whose amino-acid sequence MTTALRRYPVLIALCVAALFMIIPLLIVALNAVKSPTEYSQNGPLSLPDGLYMDGLKDFWERVDYSQKLFNSLLISGAVAVCAVILSVLNAYAIGIGRIKGRTWVLAFFVLANMLPQEALVYPIYYLSKEAGLYDTRLSVIIVFTVIQAAFGTYLLSSVLGQFPREIIEAAKIDGANKWQILWRIVVPVSRPTLGVLMVFFFIWTWNEFLLPLVMLISNDNQTVSVALGVLQGQRLMDATMTNAAALLGVLPAIVFFLLFQRTLTRGIAVGAVK is encoded by the coding sequence ATGACCACGGCCCTGCGTCGCTACCCGGTACTGATCGCCCTGTGCGTCGCCGCCCTGTTCATGATCATCCCGTTGCTGATCGTGGCGCTCAACGCGGTCAAGTCACCGACGGAGTACTCCCAGAACGGCCCACTGAGTCTCCCCGACGGTCTCTACATGGACGGTCTGAAGGACTTCTGGGAGCGCGTCGACTACAGCCAGAAGCTGTTCAACTCCCTGCTGATCAGCGGTGCGGTGGCGGTGTGCGCGGTGATCCTGTCGGTGCTCAACGCGTACGCGATCGGCATCGGCCGCATCAAGGGCCGTACCTGGGTGCTGGCCTTCTTCGTCCTGGCGAACATGCTGCCGCAGGAGGCGCTGGTCTACCCGATCTACTACCTGAGCAAGGAGGCGGGGCTCTACGACACCAGGCTCAGCGTGATCATCGTGTTCACGGTGATCCAGGCGGCGTTCGGCACGTATCTCCTGTCGTCCGTGCTGGGACAGTTCCCCCGCGAGATCATCGAGGCCGCGAAGATCGACGGCGCCAACAAGTGGCAGATCCTCTGGCGGATCGTGGTCCCCGTCAGCCGCCCCACCCTCGGTGTGCTCATGGTCTTCTTCTTCATCTGGACCTGGAACGAGTTCCTGCTCCCCCTGGTCATGCTGATCTCCAACGACAACCAGACGGTGTCGGTGGCCCTCGGCGTCCTCCAGGGCCAGCGGCTGATGGACGCCACGATGACCAACGCGGCGGCGCTGCTCGGTGTCCTGCCGGCCATCGTCTTCTTCCTTCTGTTCCAGCGGACCCTCACCCGTGGCATCGCCGTGGGTGCCGTCAAATAA
- a CDS encoding PHB depolymerase family esterase, whose product MTQTRAASRRVRRIPVLATLLVALIAAVLTPGRAEAAALQEVTGFGSNPGALRMFRYVPDGLPAGRPVVVALHGCTQNASGYGTGSGWTQLADQWGFSVVLPQQQTANNASSCFNWFQSGDMARGQGEPASVAQMVDRQLADVSGGRVYVTGLSAGGGFAAVMMAAYPEKFTAGGIVAGLPYGCAQAAGSPYVCMYVGATQSPKQWGNRVRAARPGYAGPWPTLVAFQGTADYTVKPVNMTDLVRQWTEVHGADQSADVSDTVAGYPHQTYRDGSGNAVAETYSVTGMGHGQPVDPGSGSGQCGTAGAYILDVNLCAAYRMGLAWGLGG is encoded by the coding sequence ATGACCCAGACCAGAGCCGCAAGCCGTCGTGTCCGTCGTATCCCCGTCCTGGCGACCCTTCTCGTCGCCCTGATCGCCGCCGTCCTCACGCCGGGCCGGGCCGAGGCGGCCGCCCTCCAGGAAGTCACCGGGTTCGGGTCGAACCCCGGTGCCCTGCGCATGTTCCGGTACGTCCCCGACGGGCTGCCCGCAGGCCGGCCCGTGGTCGTCGCGCTGCATGGCTGCACACAGAACGCCTCCGGATACGGCACCGGCAGCGGCTGGACGCAGCTCGCCGACCAGTGGGGATTCTCCGTGGTGCTGCCGCAGCAGCAGACCGCCAACAACGCTTCGTCCTGCTTCAACTGGTTCCAGAGCGGTGACATGGCGCGCGGCCAAGGCGAGCCCGCCTCCGTCGCGCAGATGGTGGACCGGCAGCTCGCAGATGTGTCCGGAGGCCGGGTGTATGTCACCGGACTGTCCGCCGGGGGCGGCTTCGCCGCCGTGATGATGGCCGCGTACCCGGAGAAGTTCACCGCGGGCGGCATCGTCGCCGGGCTGCCGTACGGGTGTGCGCAGGCCGCCGGGTCGCCGTATGTGTGCATGTACGTCGGGGCCACCCAGAGCCCGAAGCAGTGGGGCAACCGGGTGCGGGCCGCGCGGCCCGGGTACGCCGGGCCCTGGCCGACGCTGGTCGCCTTCCAGGGCACCGCCGACTACACCGTGAAGCCCGTCAACATGACCGATCTCGTGCGGCAGTGGACCGAGGTGCACGGGGCCGACCAGAGCGCGGACGTCAGCGACACCGTCGCCGGATATCCGCACCAGACGTACCGGGACGGCAGCGGGAACGCCGTCGCCGAGACGTACAGCGTCACCGGCATGGGGCACGGGCAGCCCGTCGACCCGGGGAGCGGGAGCGGGCAGTGCGGGACCGCCGGGGCGTACATCCTGGACGTGAACCTGTGTGCCGCGTACCGGATGGGGCTGGCCTGGGGGCTGGGCGGCTGA
- a CDS encoding glycoside hydrolase family 3 C-terminal domain-containing protein: MAGSKRRRTTLVVALALIAGFGATVPAHSATYPFRNPDLPVDRRVDDLLDRLTLDEKISLLHQYQPAIPRLGIPSFRTGTEALHGVAWLGETTVFPQAIGLASTWDPALMEQVGSAVGDEARGFQQERPAGWGLNLWAPVVNLLRDPRWGRNEEGYSEDPELTGALSTAYGEGLTGGDPDHLKTAPTIKHYLANNNEWHRTTTSSDLRPRVAKEYDEAAFKPAIEADAATGVMSSYNLVNGRPATVNPDLNDAVRNWTSYDLLNVTDAAGPGNLHGDQKYYPSVVEGDAAALKAGIDSFTDNDANSSVTTGAVKSALQQGLLEESDIDEAAGHILSVRVRLGEFDPGGGRYGSIDKSVINSPAHQKLAREAATEGAVLLKNQAGALPLKKSAKNVAVVGPLADTLYTDWYSGTLPYAVTPAEGIAAKLGTDVTSSEGVDRIALKNTATGDYITAGTDADGEPLRETEGTGTATQFDVFDWGGGVVALRSAANGKYVGYNWSGFANDQVQPGGWYVQQQFKLEKQADGTYLLRYAGYETEEPWWGNPLYLGPTGEDGTLGLVAKDAAAHYTKDVVRSGVEEAVAAVKGKDTAVVVVGSNPSINGREAHDRTDMGLAPAQEALVRAVRAANPKTVVVVENSYPTTLGALQQEVPAVLWTSHAGQETGNALADLLYGDANPSGRLTQTWYRSESDLPSILDYDIIKSDRTYQYFKGSPLYPFGHGLSYTSFRYGDLRKTNGGYEVRVTNTGSRAGAEVVQLYAHQHVSRDKQPLKQLEAFQRVSLKPGETRTVKLKVSQKDLAHWDVTRSRWVVEKGTYDVLAGSSSADIRTRTTWQVSGETIPARDLSRTTRAENFDDYDGTRLVDESKARGTAVGVTASRAWLKFADARLGSGAAKFTAQVAGAAGTIEVRIGSPTGTLAGTARFDGTSSPYDYETVTADLSRAAKGRTDVYLVLKGEGLRLATFGLR; encoded by the coding sequence ATGGCAGGCAGCAAGAGACGTAGAACCACGCTTGTGGTGGCGCTGGCCCTGATCGCAGGGTTCGGCGCCACCGTTCCCGCTCATTCCGCCACGTACCCCTTCCGCAACCCCGATCTCCCCGTCGACCGGCGCGTCGATGACCTGCTGGACCGGCTGACCCTGGACGAGAAGATCTCCCTTCTGCACCAGTACCAGCCCGCCATCCCCCGCCTCGGCATCCCGTCCTTCCGCACCGGCACCGAGGCCCTGCACGGCGTCGCCTGGCTCGGCGAGACCACCGTCTTCCCGCAGGCCATCGGGCTCGCCTCGACCTGGGACCCGGCCCTGATGGAACAGGTCGGCTCGGCGGTCGGCGACGAGGCGCGCGGCTTCCAGCAGGAACGCCCCGCCGGCTGGGGCCTGAACCTCTGGGCGCCCGTGGTGAACCTCCTGCGCGACCCGCGCTGGGGCCGCAACGAGGAGGGCTACAGCGAGGACCCCGAGCTCACCGGCGCCCTGTCCACGGCGTACGGCGAGGGCCTGACGGGTGGCGACCCGGACCATCTGAAGACCGCGCCCACGATCAAGCACTACCTCGCCAACAACAACGAGTGGCACCGCACGACCACCTCCTCCGACCTGCGTCCGCGCGTCGCGAAGGAGTACGACGAGGCGGCCTTCAAACCGGCCATCGAGGCGGACGCGGCGACGGGGGTCATGTCCTCGTACAACCTCGTCAACGGCCGCCCCGCGACGGTGAATCCGGACCTGAACGACGCCGTGCGCAACTGGACCTCGTACGACCTCCTGAACGTCACCGACGCCGCCGGCCCGGGCAACCTGCACGGCGACCAGAAGTACTACCCGAGCGTGGTGGAGGGGGACGCGGCGGCGCTCAAGGCGGGCATCGACAGCTTCACGGACAACGACGCGAACTCCTCGGTGACGACCGGGGCGGTCAAGTCGGCGTTGCAGCAAGGCCTGTTGGAGGAGTCGGACATCGACGAGGCCGCGGGTCACATCCTCTCCGTCCGGGTGCGTCTGGGTGAGTTCGACCCGGGCGGCGGCAGGTACGGCTCGATCGACAAGTCGGTCATCAACAGCCCGGCCCACCAGAAGCTGGCGCGCGAGGCGGCGACCGAGGGCGCGGTGCTGCTGAAGAACCAGGCGGGCGCGCTTCCGCTGAAGAAGTCGGCGAAGAACGTCGCCGTGGTCGGCCCGCTCGCCGACACCCTCTACACCGACTGGTACTCGGGCACGCTTCCGTACGCGGTCACCCCCGCCGAGGGCATCGCGGCGAAGCTCGGCACCGATGTGACCAGCAGCGAGGGCGTGGACCGGATCGCGCTGAAGAACACGGCGACGGGTGACTACATCACAGCGGGCACGGACGCCGACGGCGAGCCGCTGCGAGAGACGGAAGGCACCGGCACAGCCACCCAGTTCGACGTGTTCGACTGGGGCGGGGGTGTCGTGGCCCTGCGCTCGGCCGCCAACGGCAAATACGTCGGCTACAACTGGTCGGGCTTCGCCAACGACCAGGTACAGCCGGGTGGTTGGTACGTCCAGCAGCAGTTCAAGCTGGAGAAACAGGCGGACGGCACGTACCTGCTGCGCTACGCGGGCTACGAGACCGAGGAGCCCTGGTGGGGCAACCCGCTCTACCTCGGCCCGACCGGCGAGGACGGCACGCTCGGCCTGGTCGCGAAGGACGCGGCCGCGCACTACACGAAGGACGTGGTCCGCAGCGGCGTCGAGGAGGCCGTGGCCGCGGTGAAGGGCAAGGACACGGCGGTCGTGGTCGTCGGCTCCAACCCGTCGATCAACGGCCGTGAGGCCCACGACCGCACCGACATGGGCCTCGCCCCTGCCCAGGAAGCCCTGGTCAGGGCGGTACGCGCGGCCAACCCGAAGACGGTCGTGGTCGTCGAGAACAGCTACCCGACCACCCTGGGCGCCCTGCAGCAGGAGGTCCCGGCCGTCCTGTGGACGTCCCACGCGGGCCAGGAGACCGGCAACGCGCTGGCCGACCTCCTCTATGGCGACGCGAACCCCTCGGGCCGCCTCACCCAGACCTGGTACCGCTCGGAGTCGGACCTCCCGTCGATCCTCGACTACGACATCATCAAGTCCGACCGCACCTACCAGTACTTCAAGGGCAGCCCGCTCTACCCCTTCGGCCACGGCCTGTCGTACACGTCCTTCCGCTACGGCGACCTGAGGAAGACGAACGGCGGCTACGAGGTGCGGGTCACCAACACCGGCAGCCGGGCGGGCGCCGAGGTGGTCCAGCTCTACGCCCACCAGCACGTCTCCCGTGACAAGCAGCCCCTCAAGCAGCTGGAGGCCTTCCAGAGGGTGTCGCTGAAGCCCGGCGAGACCAGGACGGTCAAGCTGAAGGTGTCGCAGAAGGACCTCGCGCACTGGGACGTGACCCGCTCCCGGTGGGTGGTGGAGAAGGGCACGTACGACGTGCTGGCCGGCTCCTCCTCCGCCGACATCCGCACCCGCACGACCTGGCAGGTGTCCGGCGAGACGATCCCGGCACGCGACCTGTCCCGCACCACCCGCGCCGAGAACTTCGACGACTACGACGGCACCCGCCTCGTCGACGAGTCGAAGGCACGCGGTACGGCGGTGGGGGTCACGGCGAGCAGAGCGTGGCTGAAGTTCGCGGACGCCCGACTGGGCTCGGGCGCCGCGAAGTTCACCGCGCAGGTGGCGGGCGCCGCGGGCACAATCGAGGTCAGGATCGGCTCCCCGACCGGCACCCTCGCCGGCACGGCTCGCTTCGACGGCACCTCGTCGCCGTACGACTACGAGACGGTGACCGCCGACCTCTCGCGCGCGGCGAAGGGCCGTACCGACGTGTATCTGGTGCTGAAGGGAGAGGGCCTGCGCCTGGCGACGTTCGGTCTGCGCTGA
- a CDS encoding LacI family DNA-binding transcriptional regulator: MVKITDVARHAGVSPSTVSYALSGKRPISEETRLRVEASIRELGYRPHAGARALASSRSNVLALVVPLRAGIHVPVVMQFAVSVVTTARRYDHDVLLLTQEEGDAGLRRVADTALVDAMIVMDVQLDDPRLSLLRELDRPSVMIGFPARANGLTCIDLDFKAAGEACVEHLARLGHRVIALVGSPPEVYVRQTAFAQRVVQGFTAAADRGRLASSVHPCEAAPAAARAVAEQLLREHPALTGVVVHNEAILEPLIDAFEQLGLRIPADLSVTAICPDELAENLRVPVTSVALPTAEVGTRAVELLMKKLGGNAVPEATLLPPRMTERASTAPRNAP; this comes from the coding sequence ATGGTGAAGATCACTGACGTGGCGCGGCACGCCGGGGTCTCCCCCAGCACCGTCTCCTACGCGCTCAGCGGCAAGCGCCCGATCTCCGAGGAGACCCGGCTGCGCGTCGAGGCGTCCATCCGCGAGCTGGGCTACCGGCCGCACGCGGGCGCCCGGGCGCTGGCCAGCAGTCGGTCGAACGTACTGGCGCTGGTGGTGCCCTTACGGGCCGGGATCCATGTGCCGGTGGTGATGCAGTTCGCGGTGTCGGTGGTGACGACGGCACGGCGCTACGACCATGACGTCCTGCTGCTCACCCAGGAGGAGGGCGACGCCGGGCTGCGGCGGGTCGCCGACACGGCACTGGTCGACGCGATGATCGTGATGGACGTCCAACTCGACGATCCCCGGCTGTCGTTGCTGCGCGAGCTGGACCGGCCGTCGGTGATGATCGGGTTCCCGGCCCGGGCGAATGGACTGACCTGTATCGACCTCGACTTCAAGGCGGCCGGCGAGGCCTGCGTGGAACATCTGGCGCGGCTCGGGCACCGGGTGATCGCGCTGGTCGGGTCACCGCCCGAGGTGTACGTCCGGCAGACCGCGTTCGCCCAGCGCGTGGTCCAGGGCTTCACCGCCGCCGCCGACCGGGGCCGGCTCGCCTCCTCGGTCCACCCGTGCGAGGCCGCGCCCGCCGCCGCCCGTGCGGTCGCCGAGCAACTGCTGCGCGAGCACCCCGCGTTGACCGGTGTCGTCGTCCACAACGAGGCGATCCTGGAGCCGCTGATCGACGCCTTCGAGCAGCTCGGCCTGCGCATCCCGGCCGATTTGTCCGTCACCGCCATCTGCCCCGACGAACTCGCCGAGAACCTCCGTGTGCCGGTCACCTCGGTCGCCCTGCCCACCGCCGAGGTGGGCACGCGGGCCGTGGAGCTGCTGATGAAGAAGCTGGGCGGCAACGCCGTGCCCGAGGCCACGCTGCTGCCGCCCCGGATGACGGAACGCGCGAGCACGGCACCGCGGAACGCTCCCTGA
- a CDS encoding carbohydrate ABC transporter permease, with translation MTITVERGVTGKKTQAGPPRRPRDSYALFLLPGVLAFLAVIVVPFLMNTGVSFTDWQGVGSPGWTGLANYRELMDDSEFWASFRHSLFMVVAMAALPTAVGLVLAAALFDYVGKHFGSKTVAVLRACFYLPQVLPIAVAGIVWSWILAPTDGSLNELLKAIGLSSWQQDWLGDPDIALYSVMGVMVWVQIGFPLVVFMAGLQRVDPLLHEAAELDGAGWWSRFWHITLPQIRPEIYVVLTWCTIAALKVFGAVYVLTKGGPGGATNVPSYFSFTTFFEKTQVGYGAAISTVLTVIILALSLIGLKLQTRAEEGDGS, from the coding sequence ATGACGATCACCGTCGAACGAGGGGTGACCGGCAAGAAGACCCAGGCCGGTCCCCCTCGCCGCCCCCGCGACTCCTACGCCCTGTTCCTCCTCCCCGGCGTCCTCGCGTTCCTCGCCGTCATCGTCGTCCCGTTCCTGATGAACACGGGCGTCAGCTTCACCGACTGGCAGGGCGTGGGCTCCCCCGGCTGGACCGGGCTCGCCAACTACCGCGAGCTGATGGACGACTCGGAGTTCTGGGCGTCGTTCCGGCACAGCCTCTTCATGGTCGTCGCCATGGCGGCCCTGCCGACGGCGGTCGGACTGGTCCTGGCCGCCGCGCTGTTCGACTACGTCGGCAAGCACTTCGGGTCGAAGACCGTCGCCGTTCTGCGCGCCTGCTTCTACCTCCCCCAGGTGCTGCCGATCGCGGTCGCGGGCATCGTCTGGAGCTGGATCCTGGCTCCCACCGACGGCTCCCTCAACGAACTACTCAAGGCCATCGGCCTGTCGAGCTGGCAGCAGGACTGGCTCGGCGACCCCGACATCGCCCTCTACAGCGTCATGGGCGTGATGGTCTGGGTCCAGATCGGCTTCCCGCTGGTCGTCTTCATGGCGGGCCTGCAGCGCGTGGACCCACTGCTGCACGAGGCGGCCGAGCTGGACGGCGCCGGCTGGTGGAGCCGGTTCTGGCACATCACGCTGCCGCAGATCCGCCCGGAGATCTACGTCGTCCTGACCTGGTGCACCATCGCCGCGCTCAAGGTGTTCGGCGCGGTGTACGTCCTGACGAAGGGCGGGCCCGGCGGGGCGACGAACGTCCCGTCCTACTTCTCCTTCACCACGTTCTTCGAGAAGACGCAGGTCGGCTATGGCGCCGCCATCTCCACCGTCCTCACTGTGATCATCCTGGCCCTCTCCCTGATCGGCCTGAAGCTCCAGACCCGCGCGGAGGAAGGGGACGGGTCATGA